ccagggctgaaCCCCCATGTCCCATGGACCCCCATGCCTTATGGACCCCCAGGAGCCCAGGGATGGACCCCCAATGCCCTATGgacctctgcagcccctgcctgctccccaggagctcagggctgaACCCCCATGCTCTCTGgacctctgcagcccctgcctggccccCCAGGAGCCCAGGGATGGGCCCCCCATGTCCCATGGACTTCTGCAGCCCCTGTCTGCTCCTCAGGAGCCCAGGGATGAacccctgcaccccaaaaatGTCTGTagccctctgctcagccctgtgggaGCCAAGGGCTGGGCCTCTGCACCCCCTGcacacctgcagctccctgcccgGAGCCCTGGGAGCGCAGGGATGGGCCCCCACACCTGGCAGGGTTCTGCAGCTcccccaccagcagctccatgggtTCCACAGCCTCCAGCCCACCTGGAGCTCCCATTCCTGATGCTGGGAGCCCCCCACCCTGGCAGCGGGGTCTGTCCCACCCTGGCAGCGGGGTCTGCCCCACCCGCACCATTTGCCTTATCCCGGTCGGAGTTTGCCGCCTCCGCCTTCCATCTGGGCACCAGGGACTCGGGGCCCCACCCCGTGGTGGGACGGACAGACTGACTGAGCCCTCAGCCTTCCTCCCGTGGTCTGTGAGCTCCCAGGGGCTGGACATGCCCGTGCAGCCCCCGCCATGGGCTCGGGGTGCTCCCCATGCCAGTCCCTGACTGCCCCCGGGTGTCACCTCCCGCAGACTGAGCCCGGGTGTGACCCACAGGACACTCGTGGGGTGCAGAGGGGCTGAACCCCCCCTTCCTCTGGCAAATCTCTGCACCCCCTCCCTAGTGACCCCCTCCAGGCTCATCCAGCCCCACTCCAGTctctgatgatgatgatggaggGGATGAAGGGCCTGGGGAGGGGCGATGACAGCGGTGACCTTGACCCTGAACTCGACCTTGCCCCCCACCCGcggtgctgcagcccctcacccCACTTTTGGGGGACAGCCTTCTCCCCTCACCCCACTTTCGGGGGACAGCCTTCTCCCCTCACCCCACTTTCGGGGGACAGCCTTCTGCGGGCTCCCCCTCTCCGCCGCTACCGGGAGGAGCCGTTCCCCCGGTACCGGCGGGATTGGCTGCGGTTCCGTGACGCGGAGGGGTGGGACCGCATTACCACCGGCATGAGCGCGGCCGAGGGCCGGCCCCGGTGCCGCTGGGGCGGCGGCGAGGCGGTGCTCCGTGCCCGTGCCGAGGCCGCCGGTTACCGGAGGCTGCTGCGAG
This sequence is a window from Melospiza georgiana isolate bMelGeo1 chromosome 5, bMelGeo1.pri, whole genome shotgun sequence. Protein-coding genes within it:
- the LOC131084092 gene encoding neurofilament medium polypeptide-like, encoding MMMEGMKGLGRGDDSGDLDPELDLAPHPRCCSPSPHFWGTAFSPHPTFGGQPSPLTPLSGDSLLRAPPLRRYREEPFPRYRRDWLRFRDAEGWDRITTGMSAAEGRPRCRWGGGEAVLRARAEAAGYRRLLRARAAEVEALRGAVGALHRQLEGLRDRRSGELAKYQERVAELEREIGAAEAEMARCLREYPALLRLRMALEAEIAAYREMLESEELRLGGSAPP